One genomic window of Oceanispirochaeta sp. includes the following:
- a CDS encoding NAD(P)H-dependent oxidoreductase subunit E, which translates to MPTPTASAETLQNFSKVCEILDKFDRQPSKIIPILQAVQEEYRYLPEEIMTFVATSLGTSPARVFGIATFYSHFSLEPKGKYIIKVCDGTACHVKGSSGLIETIQRELKLTEKNHTTEDLLFTLETVSCLGACGLAPAVVINEKVFGQVSKQRMKKLISEYKAMEALRPE; encoded by the coding sequence TTGCCTACCCCAACCGCCAGCGCTGAAACACTGCAGAACTTCAGCAAAGTCTGTGAAATCCTGGATAAATTTGACCGACAGCCCTCCAAGATCATTCCTATCCTTCAAGCTGTACAGGAAGAATACCGCTATCTGCCTGAAGAAATCATGACCTTTGTAGCCACCAGCCTGGGTACCTCCCCGGCCCGTGTGTTCGGCATTGCCACCTTCTACAGCCATTTCTCCCTGGAACCCAAAGGGAAATACATCATCAAGGTCTGTGACGGCACAGCCTGTCACGTCAAAGGCTCCTCCGGACTGATCGAAACAATACAAAGAGAGCTGAAGTTGACCGAAAAAAATCATACCACAGAAGACCTTCTGTTCACCCTGGAAACCGTTTCCTGCCTGGGAGCCTGCGGTCTGGCGCCGGCAGTGGTCATCAACGAGAAAGTCTTTGGACAGGTATCAAAACAGCGGATGAAAAAACTCATATCCGAATACAAAGCAATGGAGGCCCTTAGGCCTGAATGA
- a CDS encoding ABC-F family ATP-binding cassette domain-containing protein: MVNLSNIRIAYGERILFQNSSVLIRPLDKIGLVGPNGSGKTTIFRLITGEEHPDDGTVTIDPGVVVGYFSQDVGEMAGRSALQEVLEGAGKVHELSLQMEEMEHTMADGEAMEKMSDEDMDKFMNRYGEVQMEYQNRGGYELENNAKAILDGLGIAESRQSQSLENFSGGWKMRIALARILLLNPDVLLMDEPTNHLDIESIIWLEEWLKSFKGALMMTSHDREFMTRICGRTVEAAAESINSYTGNYDFYLREREIRREHLVAANRRQQAMLAKEEEFIARFAARASHAAQVQSRVKMIEKMERVVIPPDPKVMKFNFPPCPRSGDVVVRMENLAKSWPLEDGTIHPVFSGISGVVERGNKIALTGINGAGKSTLLKVLASLTESSHGSCELGASVNAGYFSQYSGDSLNMESTIFEELSELLPKESVGAIKNLLGAFQFSGDDTEKKIRILSGGEKSRVMLASLLARPLNFLMLDEPTNHLDIASREVLLEALQKFEGTLIIVSHDRYFLKHLVNRVFEIDHGIMKTFEGDYSYYLGKKEKN, encoded by the coding sequence ATGGTCAACTTATCCAATATCCGCATCGCCTATGGTGAACGCATTCTATTCCAAAATTCCTCAGTTCTGATCCGCCCTCTGGATAAGATCGGCCTTGTAGGACCCAACGGTTCTGGAAAAACCACCATTTTCAGACTGATCACAGGAGAAGAGCATCCTGATGACGGGACTGTCACCATCGATCCGGGTGTTGTTGTGGGCTATTTCTCACAGGATGTGGGAGAAATGGCAGGCAGGTCGGCACTGCAGGAGGTTCTGGAAGGAGCTGGAAAGGTTCATGAACTGAGTCTCCAGATGGAAGAGATGGAACACACCATGGCCGATGGGGAAGCCATGGAGAAAATGAGTGATGAGGACATGGATAAATTCATGAACCGCTATGGAGAAGTTCAGATGGAGTATCAGAACCGGGGCGGATACGAACTTGAAAACAACGCGAAGGCCATCCTGGACGGACTGGGGATAGCCGAGAGCCGGCAGAGTCAGAGCCTTGAAAACTTCAGCGGGGGATGGAAAATGCGGATTGCCCTGGCCCGGATACTCCTGCTCAACCCGGATGTTCTCCTGATGGATGAACCGACCAACCACCTGGATATAGAATCCATCATCTGGTTGGAAGAGTGGCTGAAATCCTTCAAAGGGGCCCTGATGATGACCAGTCATGACAGGGAATTTATGACCAGGATCTGCGGGAGGACCGTGGAAGCCGCGGCTGAAAGTATCAACAGCTACACAGGAAATTATGACTTCTACCTCCGGGAAAGAGAGATCCGCCGGGAGCATCTTGTAGCAGCCAACCGTAGACAACAGGCCATGCTGGCCAAGGAAGAAGAATTTATTGCCCGTTTTGCCGCCAGAGCCTCTCACGCAGCGCAGGTACAGTCCCGGGTTAAAATGATTGAAAAAATGGAACGTGTTGTCATTCCGCCGGACCCGAAAGTAATGAAGTTCAACTTTCCCCCTTGCCCCCGCAGCGGGGATGTGGTGGTCCGGATGGAAAACCTGGCCAAGTCCTGGCCTTTGGAAGACGGTACGATTCATCCCGTTTTCAGCGGCATCAGCGGTGTTGTTGAGCGTGGCAACAAGATCGCCCTCACCGGTATCAATGGAGCCGGAAAATCGACCCTTCTCAAGGTCCTGGCATCGCTGACAGAATCAAGCCATGGAAGCTGTGAACTGGGGGCCAGTGTAAATGCAGGCTACTTCAGCCAGTATTCAGGAGACAGCCTGAACATGGAGAGTACCATTTTTGAAGAGCTGTCAGAACTCCTCCCCAAGGAGTCTGTGGGAGCCATCAAAAATTTGCTGGGAGCCTTTCAGTTTTCTGGTGATGATACGGAAAAGAAGATACGCATTCTCTCTGGAGGAGAAAAAAGCAGGGTCATGCTAGCCTCACTCCTCGCCCGTCCCTTAAATTTTCTGATGCTCGATGAACCGACGAACCACCTGGATATAGCCAGCCGGGAAGTCCTTCTGGAAGCACTTCAGAAATTTGAAGGCACCCTCATCATTGTCAGCCATGACCGTTATTTCCTGAAGCATCTGGTGAACAGAGTCTTTGAAATAGACCATGGGATCATGAAAACATTTGAAGGTGACTACTCCTACTATCTGGGTAAAAAAGAAAAAAACTGA
- a CDS encoding antitoxin, whose amino-acid sequence MHTAKLFMNGRSQAVRLPKEYQFSGDDVIIQKLGDAVLLVPLEKAWETFLDGINSFSSDFMEEEREQGEDQVRESF is encoded by the coding sequence ATGCATACAGCAAAATTGTTTATGAATGGAAGAAGTCAGGCTGTTCGGCTGCCTAAGGAATATCAGTTTTCCGGTGATGATGTCATAATACAAAAGCTTGGAGATGCTGTTTTGTTAGTACCTCTTGAGAAAGCCTGGGAAACATTCCTTGATGGAATAAATTCCTTTTCTTCTGATTTTATGGAGGAGGAAAGAGAGCAGGGAGAGGATCAAGTAAGGGAATCCTTTTAA
- a CDS encoding type II toxin-antitoxin system VapC family toxin, with the protein MYLLDTNICIFAIKHKSQELLHTISSKLKNGIFISSLTIAEMEFGISNSLYPDRNRMALLKFLSIFEILDFTQNDAIPYGQIKSDLKRSGNIIGPIDMLLAGQALSNNLVMVTNNMKEFERVENLKVEDWS; encoded by the coding sequence ATGTATTTGCTTGATACGAATATTTGTATTTTTGCAATTAAACATAAATCTCAAGAACTCCTCCATACAATTTCTAGCAAATTAAAAAATGGGATATTTATTTCATCCTTAACCATTGCCGAAATGGAATTTGGAATTTCAAACAGTTTGTATCCTGATCGAAACAGAATGGCACTGCTTAAATTCCTTTCGATTTTCGAAATACTTGATTTCACACAAAATGATGCAATTCCCTATGGACAGATTAAATCAGACCTTAAAAGATCCGGAAACATCATAGGGCCAATCGATATGCTTCTCGCGGGACAGGCTCTTTCAAATAATTTGGTCATGGTCACAAATAACATGAAAGAATTTGAAAGGGTCGAAAATCTAAAAGTTGAAGATTGGTCTTGA
- a CDS encoding DUF1847 domain-containing protein gives MKLNCLDCNTKNCRKNGADCFGLKEKSLDVYGDENTLTTVRSSGRLVDDGRAGTLSRFQEVIEFCTLQGYKKIGLAYCFGLESLAMNIREKMSASGLFLIPARCSMGGVKESDIDPEKKSEVYSCNPAGQAVFLNENADFVIEVGLCLGHDVIFHQQLKVPFTVLIVKDRVNGHAPLKGIQDYSV, from the coding sequence ATGAAATTAAACTGTCTGGACTGCAATACCAAAAACTGCCGTAAAAACGGAGCCGACTGTTTCGGTCTGAAAGAAAAGAGCCTTGATGTCTACGGAGACGAAAACACACTCACCACTGTCCGCAGCAGCGGCCGGCTCGTCGATGACGGAAGAGCGGGAACTCTCTCCCGTTTTCAGGAAGTGATAGAATTCTGCACTCTCCAGGGATATAAAAAAATCGGCCTGGCCTACTGTTTTGGTTTGGAATCTCTGGCTATGAATATCCGGGAGAAGATGAGCGCCTCCGGGCTGTTTCTTATTCCCGCCCGTTGTTCTATGGGTGGTGTGAAAGAAAGTGATATTGATCCTGAAAAAAAGAGTGAAGTCTATTCCTGCAACCCTGCCGGTCAGGCTGTTTTCCTGAATGAAAATGCGGATTTTGTTATAGAGGTCGGTCTCTGCCTGGGGCATGATGTTATTTTCCATCAGCAGCTGAAAGTACCTTTTACTGTTCTTATTGTAAAAGACAGGGTCAATGGACATGCTCCCTTGAAGGGTATACAGGATTATTCTGTATAA
- a CDS encoding DsrE family protein yields the protein MNELYILWTNDNLITSEKMVFMYALNAKKRGWWDKITLIIWGSTAKLSAENEMVRTKLKEMMEEGVRVSACKACAEQLGVSENLEELGVELMYWGEGLTEIIQSGKKLITI from the coding sequence ATGAATGAATTGTATATCCTCTGGACCAATGACAACCTGATTACCAGTGAGAAAATGGTTTTTATGTATGCCTTAAACGCCAAGAAACGGGGTTGGTGGGACAAAATCACCCTGATTATCTGGGGCAGTACTGCCAAACTGAGCGCCGAAAACGAAATGGTTCGGACTAAACTGAAAGAGATGATGGAGGAGGGAGTCAGAGTCTCAGCCTGTAAAGCCTGCGCCGAACAGCTGGGAGTCTCAGAGAATCTGGAAGAACTGGGAGTAGAATTGATGTACTGGGGCGAAGGACTGACGGAAATCATTCAATCCGGAAAAAAACTAATCACGATCTGA
- the typA gene encoding translational GTPase TypA, protein MPHSNNSFNKELRNIAIIAHVDHGKTTLVDSMFKQSGTFREGKETEERLMDSMDLERERGITIAAKNCSIVWKGIKVNILDTPGHADFGGEVERALSMVDGVLLLVDASEGPLPQTRFVLSKALAAGLSVVIVINKIDRPDARPQEVLGEVYDLLIDLDAHDDQLECPVLFADGRAGIAKLKLEDEVDNLHVLMDTIIKEIPAPAYNDIEPFQMLVTDLSYSDYLGRLAIGKVVHGHVKSRDTLVCIKEGGKLTSLNVSKLQVYEGPALKETDSASPGDIVVMAGIEDVHIGDTICTKENPKALKRITVDEPTVSMRFAPNTSPTMGQEGKFVQSSKIRERLEKETMLNVSIKVEEFPDKEGFIVKGRGEFQMVILIETMRREGFELCVGRPEVIFHHKDGKVLEPIEHLYVDCEEVYTGIVTEKLSKRKGRMVSYVNHEHGRVRLEFSVPSRALIGYRDEFLTDTRGTGIMNSLISDYEEYRGDFPDRHTGSLIADRSGEAVPYALYNLEPRGTLFITAGDTVYEGMIVGEHNRENDLNVNACKTKKLSNVRASGKDDAVVLTPVMPMTLERGIQFLREDELMEVTPKSIRLRKIVLQAMARKVNDKKN, encoded by the coding sequence ATGCCCCATAGTAACAATAGTTTTAACAAAGAACTGAGAAATATAGCCATCATAGCTCACGTAGACCATGGTAAAACCACTCTGGTAGACTCCATGTTTAAACAGAGCGGAACCTTCCGCGAAGGGAAGGAAACAGAAGAAAGGCTGATGGACAGCATGGACCTTGAACGGGAACGCGGTATTACCATTGCCGCCAAGAACTGCTCCATCGTCTGGAAAGGAATCAAGGTCAATATCCTGGATACACCGGGCCATGCTGACTTTGGCGGGGAAGTTGAAAGAGCCCTATCCATGGTAGACGGTGTATTGCTCCTGGTTGATGCTTCGGAAGGCCCGCTTCCCCAGACACGATTTGTTCTGTCTAAAGCCCTCGCTGCCGGCCTCTCTGTGGTGATTGTCATCAATAAAATTGACCGTCCCGATGCCCGTCCCCAGGAGGTTCTGGGTGAAGTTTATGACCTGCTGATCGATCTGGATGCCCATGATGATCAGCTGGAATGCCCCGTTCTTTTTGCCGACGGCCGTGCAGGAATCGCTAAGCTGAAGCTTGAGGATGAGGTGGATAATCTTCATGTGCTGATGGATACCATCATCAAAGAAATCCCTGCTCCCGCCTATAATGACATCGAACCCTTTCAGATGCTGGTTACCGACCTGTCCTACTCGGATTACCTGGGCCGCCTGGCTATTGGTAAGGTCGTGCATGGTCATGTAAAATCCAGAGATACTCTGGTATGCATCAAGGAAGGAGGCAAGCTGACCTCTTTGAATGTTTCCAAACTGCAGGTTTATGAAGGACCCGCCCTTAAGGAGACTGATTCTGCCAGCCCTGGTGATATCGTCGTCATGGCAGGGATAGAAGATGTTCATATCGGAGACACCATCTGTACCAAAGAGAACCCCAAGGCTCTCAAAAGGATCACTGTTGATGAACCGACCGTCTCCATGCGCTTTGCACCCAACACATCTCCCACTATGGGACAGGAAGGGAAGTTCGTTCAGTCCAGTAAAATACGTGAGCGTCTTGAGAAAGAGACCATGCTCAATGTATCCATCAAGGTAGAGGAGTTTCCGGATAAGGAAGGATTCATCGTCAAGGGACGGGGAGAATTTCAGATGGTCATCCTCATTGAGACAATGAGACGTGAAGGATTTGAGCTCTGTGTCGGCCGTCCTGAAGTTATCTTCCACCACAAAGATGGAAAAGTTCTGGAACCCATCGAGCACCTTTATGTAGATTGTGAAGAAGTATACACCGGTATTGTTACAGAGAAATTGTCCAAGCGGAAAGGCCGGATGGTCAGCTATGTGAACCATGAGCACGGCCGGGTTCGTCTTGAGTTCTCTGTGCCTTCCAGGGCTCTTATTGGATACCGGGATGAGTTTCTTACCGATACCAGAGGTACGGGGATCATGAACTCCCTGATCTCCGACTATGAAGAATACAGAGGGGACTTTCCTGACCGTCATACTGGTTCCCTTATTGCCGATAGATCAGGAGAAGCTGTTCCCTATGCTCTGTACAACCTGGAACCCAGGGGAACCCTCTTTATCACAGCCGGTGACACCGTATACGAAGGAATGATTGTGGGGGAACACAACCGGGAAAATGACCTGAATGTGAATGCCTGTAAGACCAAAAAACTTTCCAATGTCCGTGCTTCCGGTAAGGATGATGCGGTTGTTTTGACCCCTGTCATGCCCATGACTCTGGAACGGGGTATTCAGTTTCTCCGGGAGGATGAACTGATGGAAGTCACTCCCAAGTCTATCCGTCTGAGAAAGATCGTTCTTCAGGCTATGGCCCGAAAGGTGAATGATAAGAAAAACTGA